The Chitinophaga caeni genome segment ATTTTTGGGGGTAATGCAGAGAATTATGGATACTGTAACTTCTTGACTTCCTCGATCAGTTGATTCAGCTTGGTGCTTTGTTGTTCTCTCATATCGTCTAATACGCGGGCTTGGTAATATTGAATATAAGTGTCAATATTGGTTTTCCAATCCAGCCCGGTAGCCAATAAAAAATCATGCTGGTAACTGTTAAAGTTATTCGCCATTGGATTTATTTTGGGGTCAATGCAATAAGGCTCGCTCCTGTAATTAAACAGGAACCATCACAATAAAATAATTGAATAAAACAATAGTCAGTACAGGTACTTCAATAATCAATCCTTGCTAATATTTGATTAGCCATTTTTTGGGGTGCATTAATATGGTTTTTAATTAATCTTAATCAATCCTTAATACAGTACTATTGTTTCAGATAATCCCTTTATAAATATTTCCTTGCAGCTCTCGGGGCAATTCGGGATTATAAAAGGAAGAACTTACTATTAGGAGAATTGGGGTTTTCCAAATGGGGTTCTTCTGTTGATAACAAAGTTATAGAAAAAGATTTTTATTAAACCAAGTTTTTTTCACATATTTTTTATGATAACATGAAACCCTTATGTTTTTGTTCCTTTAACTAGTTTTGTCAATAATTGATTCTAATAATGAATTGCAAATCCTTACTATTTATTTTTTATTTCACTGTAAGGGTTTTCAAAATTTATTTTACAAGTTAATTCAAGGAAAGATGTAAAGTATTAGCACTTATCTTACCACTTACACTGGATGGATTAAAAATATGGCCCGGTAGATTCCCGGGCCATTATCGAAGTATCCGCTGAATGATACTGGAATATAGCCATCATTGAATCTTGAACCGTGCAGTACTAATACCTAATTTTCCATCATCGGATGTACCTTCTACCACTACAAGATATTCCCCTGCTACATCGCAGGTATAAAACTCCAGTTGGCCCTTTCCCGATGCGTCTGTTTTAACACGCGGTTGCCAGTACAATAAATTCCGGTAATCCGGCAAGCGTTTATTATTTTGAGTACTATAATCTGGCGAATAAAATTTCTTCGGGTATTGTATGCCGTTATAGTCCATGATTGTAACATAATTGTCCAAAGGGAATCCTGCCAGGTCTCCCTTGTATGTTTGCAGGTAAACCACGCCCATCGATACGGAAGTATTGTAGAAATAGGGTCTTGCCATTACCGTTCCTTTCCTTAATTTTAGCGGATCGAAGGCGAAGAATTTCTTGTTGTTTTTAATCGGTACACCATCAATCAATACCAAGGGGTCTGTATTGAAAAATCCGGGTGAGGCCTTAGCATTGTTGAGCGCTAATAGGTGAAGCGTATCCCTCCAATTTCGTACCATAACGGTTCTCACATATTCCCTAAACACTTCTTCCATGGTCGTGAACCTCGTGTAGTCGTCCAAGTTAAACTGCTCATCAGCATTTCCGAAAAAGGGTAAACTGTCAAGCGCTTCTTTGGGTACCTCCACGCGAGCTAGGCTGTCGGAGAAATATGTATGTACGATTTGCAATTGCCGGTGTCTTTGTTTAAGCGCCGCTAAAGTTGCTTTATCAATGGAGAGTTTATTACCAAGGCTTGTATTTCCACCTTTTCTATGCACGTAAAAAGGGCTGTTAATATTAATTACGGCATCTGCCCGGCCATCTGCCGGTTGAACCACGATTTCTCCATCACCATAATACCCGGGCAGTTCCACTGCAATATTACCGTTGCGGTCGCTCCGGGTAACATAAAAGCGGGGTATTTTTCCCGGCACGGATATATAAATATCTTCATCGCGTATGGGTTTCCCGCTTGATTTTAGCGTGACTTGCCCGGTTAGAATATGACCATTTAATTCCGGCGGGTATATGAATTTTTTATCACTTCTCCCCTGCGTCTCGAATACTTGTGCCCAGTCAATGCTATTTTTCCCGGCAACGAGTAAAAGGTCATTGGCCTGCTCCATACTACCGGGTTGCCCGCTAAAGTAATACCTGGGATCTTGTTGGCTGCCCACCAGGTGCGATGTAAACAGGTAATAAGTTTCAATATCGTAAGGGTCGACACCGGTTAAGGAATCCAGCCTGTAGACTTTAACCGAGAGGTCGGCAGCGATGCCTTTACTCAAATTGTCGCTGGTGCCTAATGCGAGGTCTACTTTTTCTCTTTTGCCATATACGGCTTTAGCCGTTTTAGTATCGATGTTTAACTTGTTACCGGGCGGTTTGAAAAATAAGCGCTCTCCCACTACCTTGTAATGCTCATCCAGCACTGTTATTTCGTTAACACCGTCATACATCCAGCTGAAAGAGATATAGAAAAACGAGGAATCGCCGGTGGCGTTGCTCCTGGCCAGGTGTTTGATTTTCCCGTCGCGGTGAATAACAGCGTAGTAATATTTACTTTTAACGTTTTCATTGCCTGCAACTTTTATTTCTAATACATCATTGGTCTTGGTCGTGCCGGTATAAACGAGGGTGCCCTTTTCTTGAACTCCCGGGAATTTGAACAAAGTATCTTTGCCCCGGTATGTAACAAGTGCGCTATATTCTTGATCCTTCTGCGGGCTAAATGTAAAGGAACCTATTCCCCTATCGCCTGCTTTGAACCGTAATAGCTCTTCTCCTTCCTTACCTAGTAAAACCGCCTGCGCGGGCAGACCTTTTCCATATTGATCGTTGAAAGAAAAAGCTACGGTGGTCTGCAATCCATCTACAAGTTTATTTCCTACCGCAACGAACTTCATGCTTGTTAATTGCCTCGTAACATCATCTACAACGGGCAAAGGTTCAAAAGTATTGATGATTGCAACCGGCTTGCGAAAGAATGCTTTTTCTCCGAAATTTTGCATCCATCTAGTATAAGCGCAGATCGTGTAATGACCGCTTGGAATATCCAATGGTAACAATAAACTGCCTTCTCCCTTACCTTTATCAATCCCAATTTTCCCCTGTGCAACCGGCGCGTTGTTGCCATCCAGTATCTCAACGTATGCTACCTTGCTCATATCGGGCAATCCCTTGAAAGCCATAATAGTACAGTATAGTTTTAACCAGGCGGTTTCCCCGGCAAGGTAAGTATCCTTATCTGTTTGGACGTATAGTTGCTGTTGATAATTGGACCTATTATAATGATCTAGTTGCTCGTGTATATAAGCGAGATCCCTGTTACTTTTATCAAGTAATTGTGGATCGGGAGCTTGTGCCCCGGATATATATGGAATGATGACTATTGTTAAAATGACTGTAATCTTAAATAGGTAAACTCTCATAGTATTCGCTTCAGGTTAGTATATACAGAATGATGTATGCATTCCTTTTTTATTATGGCCAAAATTCCGGCATTACGTTCGTGCCGCCCTGGCTCCGGCAGTCGATACAATTGAAATTCCTGATCTTGCCGAGCTCTTTCTTCTGATCATCGTTATTGATATAAACCGGGAACACGTTACTGGTTGAGAAGTGCTGGTAGCGCCCCAATTTTGTAGTAGTTGTTACGGTGTCCGCCGTCTCGCAAACTTCCCGGTAGGTCCAGTTGCCCGGCCGCCCAAAAAATTGTCTTTTCTTGCTAAGCGTGGCGGCCGACATGAAACCGATCACCGTTTCCGAGGGATCTTCATCGCAGCTGATATTTCCCCGCAGCTCGCTGGGCAATTGCCCGAAGATGTCCCCGAGCTGCTCGGTTACGGCGCGCAAGTTCTTGTAATAGTCATATGCTTGCGGCGTGAGGGCATACTGTTTTAACAGCATGCTATAGCCCCAAGCCAAACGCGGATCGTTGTGGGTGAAAAGTTTCAGCGGGGCATGGTAGATTTCGTCCTGGCCGAGTTGTTCGGAGGTGGCCACGAAAAGCTGCGTGCTGGGATCTTCCTGCCAGCAGCGGTACAGCTCGATGTAATAATCGTAGCCGTTCTGCTTGATGAGGCTGTCGGTCCTGTCGAAATAAATATAGGCGATGTACTGGGAACGGTACTCGTAAGTGCCTTCGTAGCTCCAGCGGTAATACCTGGTTTCGCCCGAGGGATCGCTTGCATCCACGTAGGTTTGCATACCATCGTGGTAGCGGTAGATGCCGATGCTGTCGATCGGCGGGGTACGCCGTACCGGCACGGATGCCGACCTGTAATGCTTACCATTTGCCGTGGCGATGACCAGGCGGCAATTTTGCCCGGCGGCCAGTTTCGTGGCAATACCTTTATACTCGCCCGGCGCCGTCTCCGCCAAGCCGTAAGTTTCGGCGCCCTCGATCTCGATGCTCACCGCGGCGCCCTTCTCGGGCACCGTTTTTACCTCCTCGGAAAGCGGCACGCTGCGCGATAGCTTGATGACCGTGGTGTCTTCCCCCGTTGTAATGATGCCATCCACCACCAGGTAATCGAGGTCTTGCCCCTTGATACCGGGGTCGTAAGGATCGCGGCAGTATGCCAGTAACCAAACCGTTGCCGCTACCGCGGCTATATACATTTTCCAGTTCTTATGTAGGTGCTTCCTATCCATGGTGCTTAAAATTTGAAGTTATACGTTGCGAAGGGGATCGCGCTACCGAAGATCGAGAGCTTGTACCCGTTAACTTTACCTTCCTCCGAGATATAGTAAACGGAGTACGGGTTCCTGCGCCCCGTGAGGTTGTATACGCCGAGGGTAAAGCTGCT includes the following:
- a CDS encoding DUF4249 domain-containing protein, with product MDRKHLHKNWKMYIAAVAATVWLLAYCRDPYDPGIKGQDLDYLVVDGIITTGEDTTVIKLSRSVPLSEEVKTVPEKGAAVSIEIEGAETYGLAETAPGEYKGIATKLAAGQNCRLVIATANGKHYRSASVPVRRTPPIDSIGIYRYHDGMQTYVDASDPSGETRYYRWSYEGTYEYRSQYIAYIYFDRTDSLIKQNGYDYYIELYRCWQEDPSTQLFVATSEQLGQDEIYHAPLKLFTHNDPRLAWGYSMLLKQYALTPQAYDYYKNLRAVTEQLGDIFGQLPSELRGNISCDEDPSETVIGFMSAATLSKKRQFFGRPGNWTYREVCETADTVTTTTKLGRYQHFSTSNVFPVYINNDDQKKELGKIRNFNCIDCRSQGGTNVMPEFWP